A genomic segment from uncultured Marinifilum sp. encodes:
- a CDS encoding DNA-binding protein yields the protein MTKTITFNELRRIKDRLPDGSMQRIAKDLQLNVETVRNYFGGRNFEKGKSTGIHVEQGPNGGIVELDDTTILDCAYRILGDA from the coding sequence ATGACAAAGACAATCACATTTAATGAGCTAAGACGCATTAAGGATCGTTTGCCAGATGGTAGCATGCAAAGGATTGCGAAAGATTTACAATTAAACGTTGAAACAGTTAGAAATTATTTTGGTGGTAGAAACTTTGAAAAAGGCAAAAGTACAGGAATTCATGTTGAACAAGGTCCTAATGGAGGAATTGTTGAATTAGATGATACTACAATTTTAGATTGTGCATATCGTATTCTGGGGGATGCCTAA
- a CDS encoding redox-sensing transcriptional repressor Rex: protein MQVVPEPTIRRMPSYLAFAEGLLRKGQQFVSSTQIANYMNIDPTQVTKDLSYTTIVGKTRVGYEVKAIVDVLSEFLGFTVMDSAFLVGAGSLGSALLHDSGLSHFGLNIVAAFDVNSSTIGRKINDVEVFHIDQFRDLAQELNVIMGIITVPAENAQTVADLMVAWGIKAIWNFTPARIKVPEDIIVQNTTLYSNLAIIFNKLHQERKEA from the coding sequence ATGCAGGTAGTACCAGAGCCTACCATTAGGCGGATGCCATCATATTTAGCTTTTGCAGAAGGCTTATTAAGAAAAGGTCAGCAGTTTGTATCGTCTACTCAAATAGCGAATTACATGAATATTGACCCTACCCAGGTAACTAAGGATTTATCCTATACAACAATTGTAGGGAAAACCAGAGTTGGTTATGAGGTAAAAGCAATTGTTGATGTGCTATCGGAGTTTCTAGGTTTTACTGTTATGGATAGTGCCTTTTTAGTAGGGGCAGGATCGTTAGGATCAGCTTTGTTACATGATAGCGGACTTAGTCATTTTGGTTTAAATATTGTTGCTGCTTTTGATGTTAATTCTTCGACCATTGGTCGTAAGATAAACGATGTGGAGGTGTTTCATATAGATCAATTTAGAGATTTGGCTCAGGAGCTGAATGTGATAATGGGAATTATTACAGTTCCAGCAGAGAATGCTCAAACGGTTGCCGATTTAATGGTTGCCTGGGGGATAAAAGCAATTTGGAATTTTACTCCTGCACGAATAAAAGTTCCTGAGGATATCATTGTTCAGAATACAACTTTATACTCTAATTTGGCTATTATTTTTAATAAGCTACATCAAGAGCGAAAAGAGGCTTAA